The Gigantopelta aegis isolate Gae_Host chromosome 3, Gae_host_genome, whole genome shotgun sequence genome segment CAGCcgttaatttgataataaaccATGCAAAATCTGAATATACATCACTCCATATTACATCTAAATCACTTGAGAATGTAATCTTCGTGCAGTATGATTCTTTCTTTGGGCGTAgtgcatttttgttttccattcaGTTCAGCACATTTCAACATGATCTTCTTGGCTTCAGCCTCCTGTCCCATTTTGAAGAAGCAGTGAGCTAGCAGCTGAAACGCGCCTACCCTGGTAAAATCCAAGTTCACTGAAGAAGCCAATCGTTCTGCAGCTTTCTGGTACCGTTTGAATCTGACCAACCACGACCCTTCGTACTCCAAGATGGTCGCATTTGAACCAATGGGAATTGTTTTAGCAATTTCATTCAGCTGATTCTCCTGTGCCGGATCTCTGAGTCTTTTGAGAATCCTGACAATTCCCGATCTGTAAACCTCGTGGTATCCCACTTGAATAAACTGTCTGTTGACGCCCAGAATCAAGTAGTTATAGTGTTTATTTAAAATCAACTCTCTCAGCAGCAGCGGTGTGTTGTGCATTGTGATGAAGTTGGAGGTTTCAGAAAACGTCTTCACAGTTATGTTCTTGGTGTGGAACAGCGCGATGGATGGCGTGCTTCTTGCAGCATCTTTGTCGAATTCAAAGAATTCGTAATGGACTAGCGATATGATGGGCACGTCTTTGTGCAGGGCGGAGTAGCCTCCGCTGGTGTGAATGTGACCGTCAATGAACACACCCGTGACATCACGCTGCTGCCGGAGGTAGTCCATGCACTGGATAATGTGTTGCGAGTCTCGAGAACTCTCAAACGTCAGGAAGGTATTTGTGGCGCCATCTGGGGACGGAAACTGGAACCACTGGCCTAGAATATACAAACTCAGACCAAATGCGAATGCCTGTCGACTAGACATCTCTATCACCAGCTTAATAAATATTACGAATATTGCAGAGTAGAATAAGCACAGAAGGACTAGGAAATTGTGCATGAATCTCATTTCTTTGTGACCCTTTGTCGAATACAACGCTAATAATATTACTAGAGACACAAAAAGCTTTAATGTATTCACCCAGCACACCTTTAGGTCATCACTAAGTGGCTGCATTGTTCTAATCAAATTAAATAGAAACATTAGCAACATAACACAAGATATGCTCGTAGAAACAGTGCCGTCTACAAAAATATCACTCAAGTATTTGCTGCAGTCCATTCTCCCGAACACTGCTGACGACAAATCCTTGAACACGTTAAACTGCAGCCAGTTGTAGGGAGAAACGACAAGGAACTTGTACGAAAACGAATCCTCCACAATGGCTAGAAACAAGGCTAAGACAGAcccacagacgcacacacacagactggGAACACTCCTGGACGATAGCTTTGTCACGTGTGTCACAATAGTGACAAATGAAACCACAGCAACGTCGATGCGGACATAATAGCAAATAATAAGTACAAAACTAGCAACAAGCAGACGGCCGGGATTTCGCACTTCTATTTGATCGCTTACAGCAGTAGTTTTGAATCCAGACTTGTGCATCATTTGACTGCTTCTGGTCCGCCGACTAGCTACTTTTGTTGTCattgaaaaacatttgtttatcaaCTGAAGGCTTATGCCAGacgacaaaaacacaaataatttgTTAGGAGTTGACTCGTCTGTGATATTTTCATGCGAAACGTCTGCACTAACGGCATGGCCATTTTGTAGAATGGGCATCGTGTTGTTACTGAGCGGAGCTGTTGTAATTCCCTTCTTCATTTTACTTTCGCTTCCAGTATCTCGTGTAGGTGATTCGTACGCTTCGTCAGGGTCCTGGCCTGGTGGCTCGAGGATTTCCCAGATCACGGAAAGAGCCCAGAATACAGGCGTGGCCAGGAAACTGTTCACTAGAGTGTGGGTCCCGAACACCGATAAGTGGACATTGGATGCAACCAAGATAGCGGCAATGACACCGATATCATGGGCCGGGTTCTTCTTTTTGTAGAACACAACCGCGAACGAATACACTGCGAGTGGTAGGAGGGACGTGATGCACGTGTGAGCCACTTTCCACAGCTGAAACGAGACAAAGAAAGTGTACTGAGTTGGGGTTAAACAGAACTACCTTATTCTTGTATTTCTTTTATCTAGTTTTATATATAGCtatattactaaataaataaGGTTGCTCCTCAAATATACTGAATTCACGGAGCTATGTTTATATACCTGCAAATTGTTCCactctatctatccatccatccatatctctctctctctctctctctctctctctctctctctctctctctctctctctctctctctctctctctctctctcaacacgATCTTTGTCATTGTGCTTTGCCGTAAGAGTGTAAGCAAAAATTACTTTGTTTCCTTTTACTGTTTGCAACTTGTggtaatgttattaattttgaaaataatacgcATTGTTCAACGCTCGATGTCAAGTGTTCAGAGTATGTTATTCGAGGGGTTGTCGTTAGTACAGACATCTGGTTACACCCGTGTTGCCTGCTGAGATGTGAAGTGTTCAGAGTATGTTATTCGAGGGGTTGTCGTTAGTACAGACATCTGGTTACACCCGTGTTGCCTGCTGAGATGTGAAGTGTTCAGAGTATGTTATTCGAGGGGTTGTCGTTAGTACAGACATCTGGTTACACCCGTGTTGCCTGCTGAGATGTGAAGTGTTCAGAGTATGTTATTCGAGGGGTTGTCGTTAGTACAGACATCTGGTTACACCCGTGTTGCCTGCTGAGATGTGAAGTGTTCAGAGTATGTTATTCGAGGGGTTGTCGTTAGTACAGACATCTGGTTACATCCGTGTTGCCTGCTGAGATGTGAAGTGTTCAGAATATGTTATTCGATGGGTTGTCGTTAGTACAGACATCTGGTTACACCCGTGAGGCCTGCTGAGATGGACAATGGCCAACCACACTTCTCCCTGGTTATCACAGGCTGTCTTCGCTGATTTGTGAATGCTTTACCGAATCCATCAATGTCACATTATTGCCAGTGAATTATCTCTCTAATGCTGTAAACGTGTAATCACAGTAAATGACATCGCGATATACAAACCAAACATCTGGCTTTCTACTGAGGCATAATGCGtgaaaacataataaactgaCTTTCAAATAGAATGTACCTGATACACCAAGTACAAATAATCCAATTCATAACCATATTATTACTTTATGAAGTGGTCGCCGTAACAAAAGTGTACAATTTTTATCTAAatttgaacaaacaaaaaaacgtatTCCCCggtcaaaatcgtatctctgcacaaagcaatCAAAAGGATGTTACAGCAAAgttgtgattgcttccatgatccactattaGACGCTCATctttaggaggaccgccactttCATAGGAAATCCATAACAAGTGTTTTGTACTCCCTCCTGCACCGATTGTAGGAGGTCTGCCAAGACTAGCTTAGAatgtcttttattaattttatgtaaCTTACTTTTAAACTTTCTGACCCTACTTTCCGAGGTACCTACATTTCTGTTTCGTATGAATGACATTTTGATCCACTGCAACCATCATGACAAGCCGAATGACACTCAGTTTGCCAGAAATGACAGTTCAAGACATCGTATGTAATGTGTGAGTTAATGGTAAGACACTGTAATAGTCCAAACTCTTGTACTCAGCCTGATAACCTACTCTTGTACAAGAAAGAAAGGTACTGTCTAGCGTCGCCATGGCTATGTAGCGTGTTATTTTGTTCTACTTTGTGTTTGGCACTTTTTCTCATACTTGACAAGTCCTAGGTCAGTGAACCTTGATTTACCTACactaattggtatttgtct includes the following:
- the LOC121367376 gene encoding uncharacterized protein LOC121367376 isoform X2, whose protein sequence is MRRRHKDERHRPRERGAREDSSYQPNDVSSSGHKRRRQHTGDGHVFPRFSPWVVCLVTIVIRVNYVINPENWWILHPDEIFQSLEVAHSEVFGYGFRAYEYLPGTLDARDSGVREGELNLGMSSMRSFLYPRFYILVSWLADVCRLQVSPFLLWKVAHTCITSLLPLAVYSFAVVFYKKKNPAHDIGVIAAILVASNVHLSVFGTHTLVNSFLATPVFWALSVIWEILEPPGQDPDEAYESPTRDTGSESKMKKGITTAPLSNNTMPILQNGHAVSADVSHENITDESTPNKLFVFLSSGISLQLINKCFSMTTKVASRRTRSSQMMHKSGFKTTAVSDQIEVRNPGRLLVASFVLIICYYVRIDVAVVSFVTIVTHVTKLSSRSVPSLCVCVCGSVLALFLAIVEDSFSYKFLVVSPYNWLQFNVFKDLSSAVFGRMDCSKYLSDIFVDGTVSTSISCVMLLMFLFNLIRTMQPLSDDLKVCWVNTLKLFVSLVILLALYSTKGHKEMRFMHNFLVLLCLFYSAIFVIFIKLVIEMSSRQAFAFGLSLYILGQWFQFPSPDGATNTFLTFESSRDSQHIIQCMDYLRQQRDVTGVFIDGHIHTSGGYSALHKDVPIISLVHYEFFEFDKDAARSTPSIALFHTKNITVKTFSETSNFITMHNTPLLLRELILNKHYNYLILGVNRQFIQVGYHEVYRSGIVRILKRLRDPAQENQLNEIAKTIPIGSNATILEYEGSWLVRFKRYQKAAERLASSVNLDFTRVGAFQLLAHCFFKMGQEAEAKKIMLKCAELNGKQKCTTPKERIILHEDYILK
- the LOC121367376 gene encoding uncharacterized protein LOC121367376 isoform X3; this translates as MSSMRSFLYPRFYILVSWLADVCRLQVSPFLLWKVAHTCITSLLPLAVYSFAVVFYKKKNPAHDIGVIAAILVASNVHLSVFGTHTLVNSFLATPVFWALSVIWEILEPPGQDPDEAYESPTRDTGSESKMKKGITTAPLSNNTMPILQNGHAVSADVSHENITDESTPNKLFVFLSSGISLQLINKCFSMTTKVASRRTRSSQMMHKSGFKTTAVSDQIEVRNPGRLLVASFVLIICYYVRIDVAVVSFVTIVTHVTKLSSRSVPSLCVCVCGSVLALFLAIVEDSFSYKFLVVSPYNWLQFNVFKDLSSAVFGRMDCSKYLSDIFVDGTVSTSISCVMLLMFLFNLIRTMQPLSDDLKVCWVNTLKLFVSLVILLALYSTKGHKEMRFMHNFLVLLCLFYSAIFVIFIKLVIEMSSRQAFAFGLSLYILGQWFQFPSPDGATNTFLTFESSRDSQHIIQCMDYLRQQRDVTGVFIDGHIHTSGGYSALHKDVPIISLVHYEFFEFDKDAARSTPSIALFHTKNITVKTFSETSNFITMHNTPLLLRELILNKHYNYLILGVNRQFIQVGYHEVYRSGIVRILKRLRDPAQENQLNEIAKTIPIGSNATILEYEGSWLVRFKRYQKAAERLASSVNLDFTRVGAFQLLAHCFFKMGQEAEAKKIMLKCAELNGKQKCTTPKERIILHEDYILK
- the LOC121367376 gene encoding uncharacterized protein LOC121367376 isoform X1 yields the protein MNAFHGGQHGVKMRRRHKDERHRPRERGAREDSSYQPNDVSSSGHKRRRQHTGDGHVFPRFSPWVVCLVTIVIRVNYVINPENWWILHPDEIFQSLEVAHSEVFGYGFRAYEYLPGTLDARDSGVREGELNLGMSSMRSFLYPRFYILVSWLADVCRLQVSPFLLWKVAHTCITSLLPLAVYSFAVVFYKKKNPAHDIGVIAAILVASNVHLSVFGTHTLVNSFLATPVFWALSVIWEILEPPGQDPDEAYESPTRDTGSESKMKKGITTAPLSNNTMPILQNGHAVSADVSHENITDESTPNKLFVFLSSGISLQLINKCFSMTTKVASRRTRSSQMMHKSGFKTTAVSDQIEVRNPGRLLVASFVLIICYYVRIDVAVVSFVTIVTHVTKLSSRSVPSLCVCVCGSVLALFLAIVEDSFSYKFLVVSPYNWLQFNVFKDLSSAVFGRMDCSKYLSDIFVDGTVSTSISCVMLLMFLFNLIRTMQPLSDDLKVCWVNTLKLFVSLVILLALYSTKGHKEMRFMHNFLVLLCLFYSAIFVIFIKLVIEMSSRQAFAFGLSLYILGQWFQFPSPDGATNTFLTFESSRDSQHIIQCMDYLRQQRDVTGVFIDGHIHTSGGYSALHKDVPIISLVHYEFFEFDKDAARSTPSIALFHTKNITVKTFSETSNFITMHNTPLLLRELILNKHYNYLILGVNRQFIQVGYHEVYRSGIVRILKRLRDPAQENQLNEIAKTIPIGSNATILEYEGSWLVRFKRYQKAAERLASSVNLDFTRVGAFQLLAHCFFKMGQEAEAKKIMLKCAELNGKQKCTTPKERIILHEDYILK